Proteins encoded together in one Anoxybacillus flavithermus window:
- a CDS encoding KinB-signaling pathway activation protein: MNSRKWVQLFFSTLFVGGISTGIVGFAVKWNEYAHLFTSFEIKEILSVLVWLIGVGFIFSVISQMGFFAYLTIHRFGLGIFRSVGLWNAVQIVLIAFVLFDLVYFRYQLFAKEGESIVSYVLVALLIFLFGLVVAYVKMRETNKEAFVPALFFMVVVTVIEWFPVLRINEENWLYLMLFPLLICNAYQLLTLHRLLRK; the protein is encoded by the coding sequence GTGAATAGTCGAAAGTGGGTTCAATTGTTTTTTTCTACATTGTTTGTTGGCGGAATAAGTACGGGGATTGTTGGGTTTGCTGTGAAATGGAATGAATACGCACATCTTTTCACATCGTTTGAGATAAAAGAAATTTTATCTGTTCTCGTTTGGCTTATTGGTGTAGGTTTCATTTTTAGCGTCATTAGTCAAATGGGTTTTTTTGCATACTTAACGATTCATCGTTTTGGACTTGGAATTTTCCGATCTGTCGGACTATGGAATGCGGTACAAATTGTTCTCATTGCTTTTGTTTTATTTGATCTTGTTTATTTTCGCTACCAACTGTTTGCGAAAGAAGGCGAATCGATCGTCAGCTATGTACTCGTTGCTTTATTGATTTTTTTGTTTGGACTCGTTGTAGCCTATGTAAAAATGCGTGAGACAAATAAAGAAGCGTTTGTTCCTGCGTTATTTTTTATGGTTGTTGTAACGGTGATTGAGTGGTTTCCGGTATTGCGGATCAACGAAGAAAATTGGTTGTATTTAATGTTGTTTCCGTTATTGATTTGTAATGCTTATCAGTTGCTTACATTGCATCGACTTTTGCGGAAATAA
- the pdaB gene encoding polysaccharide deacetylase family sporulation protein PdaB, which produces MKFFYILDGKEIKKWLLIISIAFVTASIFYIQQVASEFVFSTDPGPKAIYKVENKNNELALTFDISWGETNAITVLNVLKKHGVKATFFLSASWAERHPRIVKKIVDDGHEIGSMGYEYKNYTELERGKIIRDLAQAKKVFDTLGIKHTPFLRVPTGNFNKNVLKVVHSFGHTVVHWSVDSKDWLNPGVNVIVENVTKNAKGGDVVLLHASDSAKQTAHALEQIIVWMKKEGYKSVTISDLVNNAHIKSKEIK; this is translated from the coding sequence TTGAAGTTTTTTTATATACTCGACGGAAAAGAAATAAAAAAATGGCTTCTCATCATATCAATTGCCTTCGTCACAGCTTCGATTTTTTACATTCAACAGGTTGCAAGTGAGTTTGTATTTTCCACTGACCCTGGGCCGAAAGCCATTTACAAAGTCGAAAATAAAAACAATGAGCTCGCATTGACGTTTGACATTAGTTGGGGAGAAACAAATGCGATAACTGTTTTAAACGTGCTAAAAAAACATGGGGTGAAAGCTACTTTTTTTCTATCTGCTTCTTGGGCTGAACGTCACCCACGCATCGTAAAAAAAATCGTAGATGATGGACACGAGATCGGGAGTATGGGTTATGAGTACAAAAACTATACTGAACTAGAGAGAGGGAAAATTATTCGTGACTTAGCTCAAGCTAAAAAAGTGTTTGATACGTTAGGCATTAAACATACCCCTTTCCTACGCGTGCCGACAGGAAATTTTAATAAAAACGTTTTGAAAGTTGTTCATTCTTTTGGTCATACTGTTGTTCATTGGAGTGTTGATTCAAAAGACTGGCTTAATCCTGGCGTAAATGTCATTGTTGAAAATGTGACAAAAAACGCAAAAGGCGGGGATGTTGTGTTACTTCATGCATCAGACTCAGCGAAGCAAACCGCTCATGCATTAGAGCAAATTATCGTTTGGATGAAAAAAGAAGGATATAAAAGTGTGACCATATCCGATCTTGTCAATAACGCTCATATAAAAAGTAAAGAAATAAAATGA
- the rocF gene encoding arginase has protein sequence MDISIIGVPMDLGQTRRGVDMGPSAIRYAGVVERLENLNHDIEDLGDIQIGRAERVQDVTNPKLRNLKAVAEANEKLAATVDEVVAKGRFPLVLGGDHSIAIGTLAGVARHYKSLGVIWYDAHGDLNTEETSPSGNIHGMSLAASLGLGHPALTMIGGYSPKVKPENIVIIGARALDEGEKQLIKEKGIKIYTMHEVDRLGMTKVMEETIAYLKERTDGVHLSLDLDGLDPHDAPGVGTPVIGGLSYRESHLAMEMLAEAQIITSAEFVEVNPILDERNKTAATAVALMGSLFGEKLV, from the coding sequence ATGGACATTTCGATTATTGGAGTGCCAATGGACTTAGGACAAACACGCCGTGGTGTTGATATGGGGCCAAGTGCCATTCGCTACGCTGGCGTAGTAGAGCGTTTAGAAAACTTAAATCATGATATTGAGGATTTAGGTGATATTCAAATTGGTCGCGCTGAGCGCGTTCAAGATGTGACAAATCCAAAATTACGAAACTTGAAAGCGGTTGCTGAGGCGAATGAAAAACTAGCCGCTACGGTGGATGAAGTTGTGGCCAAAGGTCGTTTCCCACTAGTGCTTGGTGGGGATCACAGCATTGCGATTGGGACACTTGCAGGAGTGGCTAGACATTATAAAAGTTTAGGCGTCATTTGGTACGATGCGCACGGAGATTTAAACACGGAGGAAACGTCTCCCTCGGGAAATATTCACGGTATGTCGCTTGCTGCAAGTTTAGGACTTGGTCATCCAGCTTTAACGATGATTGGTGGATATAGTCCAAAAGTGAAACCAGAAAATATTGTGATCATCGGTGCTCGTGCACTTGATGAAGGCGAAAAACAATTAATTAAAGAAAAAGGAATCAAAATATATACAATGCATGAGGTTGATCGTCTCGGTATGACAAAAGTAATGGAAGAGACGATTGCGTATTTAAAAGAACGAACAGACGGTGTACATTTGTCTCTTGACTTAGATGGGCTTGACCCACATGATGCACCTGGAGTTGGAACGCCGGTGATCGGTGGGCTCTCTTACCGTGAAAGTCATTTAGCGATGGAAATGCTAGCTGAAGCGCAAATCATCACTTCAGCTGAATTTGTTGAAGTGAATCCGATTTTAGATGAGCGCAATAAAACAGCTGCAACTGCTGTCGCTTTAATGGGATCGCTGTTCGGTGAGAAGCTTGTATGA
- a CDS encoding ISLre2 family transposase — translation MQDYITNGLTLKEIEQSLFRHMQKQYGHLLQQVLEEIDRTLAEQRDKKRYALKDKRTIRLQTLFGEVEVKRNYYFDREKKVYTSLLDVFLQFDGAHGVSPLLEETAIHLAVTGSSYRQAAQSLEKLVGYACMSHETIRQSIIEAEVEGHRAMEKKGRVFFIEADGLYVKRQRSRIKGKEEKIITIHQGWEKNGKRVSLVNRRYMVHQTNEPIWEAVENFLMKEYSYDPFEDWVVINGDGAPWITACREYFGDRGYFQLDRFHVAREIRQLFRGHARYRVIRKKLASWDEEGVLRELTSAIGTLEHEEKEKQLEALVRRIEEMPGCLRDYRVWLKEKGIDTTNMRAMGSAEGTMHVFAKRSKNGRSWRDAGIEAMLRAIVAIKDTLLIRTRDGVMYGVEEREETKRETIVKKALKRVQTQMTEVVRDNIPYLRQSSGTPIYEALQALKGF, via the coding sequence ATGCAGGATTATATCACAAACGGCTTGACATTAAAAGAGATCGAACAGTCTTTATTTAGACATATGCAAAAACAATATGGTCATCTCCTTCAACAGGTGTTGGAGGAGATCGACCGCACATTGGCAGAACAGCGGGACAAGAAACGATATGCGCTCAAAGATAAGCGGACGATCCGACTCCAAACGCTATTTGGAGAGGTGGAAGTGAAGCGAAACTACTACTTTGACCGTGAAAAAAAGGTGTATACGTCTTTACTCGATGTCTTTCTCCAGTTCGATGGGGCGCATGGAGTGAGTCCGCTATTAGAGGAGACAGCGATTCATCTCGCCGTGACGGGTTCTTCGTATCGACAGGCTGCGCAGTCGCTTGAAAAGCTGGTGGGGTATGCATGTATGAGTCACGAAACGATTCGCCAGTCCATCATCGAGGCAGAGGTGGAAGGGCACCGTGCGATGGAGAAAAAAGGGCGCGTGTTTTTTATCGAAGCAGACGGGTTGTACGTGAAACGTCAACGAAGCCGCATCAAAGGAAAAGAAGAAAAGATCATCACGATTCACCAAGGATGGGAGAAAAACGGGAAACGCGTATCCTTAGTGAATCGACGGTATATGGTTCATCAAACGAATGAACCGATTTGGGAAGCTGTAGAGAATTTTCTGATGAAGGAATACAGCTATGATCCGTTTGAGGATTGGGTGGTCATCAATGGAGATGGAGCCCCATGGATTACAGCGTGTCGAGAATATTTCGGGGACAGGGGGTACTTTCAGCTTGATCGGTTCCATGTGGCAAGAGAGATTCGTCAATTGTTCCGAGGTCATGCGAGATATCGGGTGATTCGAAAGAAGTTAGCATCATGGGATGAAGAAGGTGTGTTACGAGAACTCACAAGTGCCATCGGTACGTTAGAACATGAGGAGAAGGAAAAGCAACTCGAGGCGCTTGTTCGTCGAATCGAGGAGATGCCAGGATGTTTGCGTGACTATCGCGTATGGTTGAAGGAAAAAGGGATTGACACGACAAACATGAGGGCGATGGGGAGTGCGGAAGGAACGATGCATGTGTTTGCGAAACGAAGTAAAAACGGTCGAAGTTGGAGGGATGCAGGGATTGAAGCGATGTTGCGAGCGATCGTCGCGATAAAAGATACGTTACTCATTCGGACACGCGATGGAGTGATGTATGGCGTGGAAGAACGAGAAGAAACGAAACGAGAAACGATCGTGAAAAAGGCACTGAAGCGCGTGCAAACGCAAATGACAGAAGTGGTACGAGATAACATCCCATACCTTCGCCAATCTTCAGGGACACCGATTTACGAGGCATTACAAGCATTGAAAGGTTTTTAA
- the sigW gene encoding RNA polymerase sigma factor SigW, with the protein MDMFIRQRIKAVKKGDQSAFADIVEMYKDKIYQLCYRMLGNRHEAEDAAQEAFIRAYVNIHTYDPTMKFSSWLYRIATNLSIDRMRKKKPDVYLDAEVSGTDGLTMYSQLADKGTSPEDALESLELQKMVQEAILKLPEKYRTVIVLKYIDELSLQEISDILNLPIGTVKTRIHRGREALRKHLGHL; encoded by the coding sequence ATGGACATGTTTATTAGGCAACGTATTAAAGCAGTTAAAAAAGGAGATCAAAGTGCTTTTGCTGATATTGTTGAAATGTACAAAGATAAAATTTATCAACTATGCTATCGCATGTTAGGAAATCGTCATGAGGCGGAGGATGCGGCACAAGAAGCGTTTATTCGGGCGTATGTCAACATCCATACGTACGATCCAACTATGAAATTTTCTTCTTGGTTGTATCGCATTGCAACGAATTTATCGATCGATCGCATGCGTAAAAAAAAGCCTGATGTTTATTTAGATGCGGAAGTGTCAGGAACAGATGGGCTAACGATGTACTCTCAGCTTGCAGATAAGGGAACTTCTCCGGAAGATGCTTTAGAAAGCTTAGAGTTACAGAAAATGGTTCAAGAAGCGATTTTAAAATTGCCCGAAAAATATCGCACAGTCATCGTTTTAAAATATATTGACGAACTATCGTTACAAGAAATTAGTGACATTTTAAACTTACCGATTGGCACAGTAAAAACGCGCATTCATCGTGGTCGTGAAGCATTGCGTAAACATTTAGGCCATTTATGA
- a CDS encoding anti-sigma factor family protein, which translates to MPCSKQIVQWMHDYLDGDIPKEEERQLRSHIQQCEACREHFYALEKTVAFVENVSHFTPSDDFIKKVMYNLPREKRRVRWKRWFTHHPFLTAASLFLLLSTSGLWAVWQEDNEFSFSKQEHLIVQNHTIIVPRGKVVEGDIVVRNGDIQIEGEVRGNVTVINGHKYLASAGEVTGQIEEVNEVFDWIWYNVKRVGYNIAKTLTK; encoded by the coding sequence ATGCCATGCTCTAAACAAATTGTTCAATGGATGCATGACTACTTAGATGGGGATATTCCAAAAGAGGAAGAACGACAATTGCGTAGCCATATTCAACAATGTGAAGCATGTCGCGAACATTTTTATGCATTGGAAAAAACAGTGGCGTTTGTCGAAAACGTTTCTCACTTCACCCCTTCAGACGATTTTATCAAAAAAGTGATGTACAACTTACCTCGTGAAAAACGACGTGTACGTTGGAAACGGTGGTTTACTCATCATCCGTTTTTAACGGCTGCATCACTATTTCTCCTATTAAGCACAAGTGGCTTGTGGGCCGTTTGGCAAGAAGACAATGAATTTTCGTTTTCTAAGCAAGAACATTTAATTGTTCAAAATCATACTATCATTGTGCCGAGAGGAAAAGTCGTGGAAGGTGATATTGTTGTCCGAAATGGTGATATTCAAATTGAAGGAGAAGTGCGTGGCAACGTTACTGTTATTAACGGTCATAAATATTTAGCTTCTGCTGGTGAAGTAACCGGACAAATTGAAGAAGTTAATGAAGTATTTGATTGGATTTGGTATAATGTAAAAAGAGTCGGTTACAATATCGCCAAAACATTAACGAAATAG
- the cdaA gene encoding diadenylate cyclase CdaA: MPFGELPTFVNYLIKFVDILVVWFVIYKLIMVVRGTKAVQLLKGIIVIILVRIVSSFIGLSTLQWLMDQAITWGFLAIIIIFQPELRRALEQLGRGKLFSRSTTPEEEEQTHIIEAIVKATEYMAKRRIGALISIERETGMGDYIETGIPLHAHVSSELLINIFIPNTPLHDGAVIVQRNQIAAASCYLPLSESPFISKELGTRHRAALGISEVTDSITVVVSEETGAVSVTKNGELYRDLKLDVLRELLTKELVQPKTTSSSRWQWRAKKSG, translated from the coding sequence ATGCCATTTGGAGAGCTCCCAACATTTGTGAATTACCTCATTAAGTTTGTAGACATTCTTGTCGTTTGGTTTGTCATTTATAAGCTTATTATGGTTGTACGCGGTACGAAAGCGGTGCAACTGCTAAAAGGGATTATTGTCATTATCCTTGTTCGCATTGTAAGTAGCTTTATTGGATTAAGCACATTGCAATGGTTGATGGATCAGGCGATTACATGGGGTTTTTTAGCTATCATCATTATTTTCCAGCCTGAGTTACGTCGAGCACTTGAACAGCTAGGGAGGGGAAAACTGTTTTCTCGGAGCACGACGCCTGAAGAGGAAGAGCAAACGCACATCATTGAAGCGATTGTGAAAGCGACAGAGTATATGGCAAAACGACGAATCGGGGCGTTAATTTCTATTGAACGAGAAACAGGAATGGGCGATTATATTGAAACCGGCATCCCATTACACGCACACGTTTCATCAGAATTGCTCATTAACATTTTTATTCCAAATACGCCACTTCACGATGGAGCTGTTATTGTTCAAAGAAATCAAATCGCTGCGGCATCTTGTTATTTGCCGCTGTCGGAAAGCCCGTTTATTTCTAAAGAACTTGGCACAAGGCATCGCGCTGCGTTAGGTATTAGTGAAGTGACAGACAGCATTACCGTCGTTGTGTCTGAGGAAACGGGAGCGGTTTCTGTCACGAAAAATGGGGAGCTTTACCGCGACTTAAAGTTAGATGTATTGCGAGAATTGCTGACGAAAGAGCTCGTTCAACCGAAGACAACTTCTTCATCTCGTTGGCAGTGGAGGGCGAAAAAAAGTGGATAA
- a CDS encoding YbbR-like domain-containing protein: MDKWMNSPWFIRIFSLLLALMIYVSVNIETQSNSTSRNTVGQTDVETVTDVPVVAYYDQENLVVSGIPQSVNVMLEGPKSIVTPTKLQRDFEVYVDLSKLPIGKHTVPLKYRNISEKLRVTIDPATITVTIDERVSKDFSVEVDFINKSQIADGYSPEQPIVKPNIVKVTGAKTLIDKVALVKARVDLKGVEETIERESKVTVYDKEGNVLPLDVEPSIVDITVPIKSPSKTVPLKIDRKGTLREGLSISKMEVIPSEVTIFGQKAKIDDIEFISGIEVDLSDITGNTTLQVDVPVPKGVKAVDPAKVTILIEVEQEKERTFGQVPIEVIGLNDAYKAEFIDPADGNIALTALGAQSVLNAIQLKDIEVYLNVSELGIGEHDVPIEVNGPQNVRWRLPQKEATIRITRNE; encoded by the coding sequence GTGGATAAATGGATGAATAGCCCATGGTTTATACGCATTTTTTCTTTGTTGCTAGCGCTTATGATTTACGTTTCGGTGAATATTGAAACACAATCAAACAGCACGTCAAGAAATACGGTCGGTCAAACCGATGTCGAAACAGTGACGGACGTTCCCGTCGTCGCATATTACGATCAAGAAAACCTTGTTGTTTCTGGTATCCCACAATCGGTGAACGTCATGCTTGAGGGGCCGAAAAGCATCGTTACGCCAACGAAGCTGCAACGAGATTTTGAAGTATATGTTGATTTATCTAAACTGCCAATTGGTAAGCATACAGTTCCTTTGAAATACCGAAATATTTCTGAAAAGTTACGCGTTACTATTGATCCAGCGACAATTACTGTGACGATTGATGAGCGTGTGTCAAAAGATTTTTCTGTGGAAGTCGATTTTATTAATAAATCACAAATTGCAGACGGTTATTCACCGGAACAACCAATTGTGAAGCCAAATATTGTGAAAGTGACAGGGGCAAAAACGCTAATTGACAAAGTTGCGTTAGTAAAGGCACGTGTTGACTTAAAAGGAGTCGAAGAAACGATTGAGCGAGAGTCGAAAGTGACGGTGTATGACAAAGAAGGAAATGTGTTGCCTCTTGATGTGGAACCGTCTATTGTTGATATTACTGTGCCAATTAAAAGTCCAAGCAAAACAGTTCCATTAAAAATTGATCGAAAAGGAACGCTACGGGAAGGATTAAGCATTAGTAAAATGGAAGTGATTCCGAGCGAAGTTACAATTTTTGGACAAAAAGCAAAAATTGACGACATCGAATTTATTAGCGGCATTGAAGTCGATTTAAGCGATATTACAGGCAATACAACTTTACAAGTTGATGTGCCTGTACCAAAAGGAGTAAAAGCTGTAGATCCAGCAAAAGTTACAATTTTAATTGAAGTGGAGCAAGAAAAAGAGAGAACGTTTGGTCAAGTTCCAATTGAAGTGATTGGACTAAACGATGCATACAAGGCAGAATTTATCGATCCTGCCGATGGAAATATTGCGCTAACTGCTTTAGGAGCTCAAAGTGTACTGAATGCTATTCAGTTGAAAGATATTGAGGTATACTTAAACGTTAGTGAATTAGGTATTGGAGAACATGACGTACCAATTGAAGTCAATGGTCCTCAAAACGTTCGCTGGAGACTACCACAAAAAGAAGCAACGATTCGCATTACAAGAAACGAGTAA
- the glmM gene encoding phosphoglucosamine mutase — protein MGKYFGTDGVRGIANSELTPELAFKIGRFGGYVLTKDKERPKVLIGRDTRISGHMLEGALVAGLLSIGAEVMRLGVISTPGVAYLTKVLGAQAGVMISASHNPVQDNGIKFFGPDGFKLSDEQEQEIEALLDSEEDTLPRPTGKDLGQVNDYFEGGQKYLQYLKQTVDEDFSGIHVALDCAHGATSSLATHLFADLDADVSTMGASPNGLNINEGVGSTHPEALAAFVKEKGADVGLAFDGDGDRLIAVDENGQIVDGDQIMYICAKYLNEQGRLKHQTVVSTVMSNLGFYKALEAQGIKSVQTAVGDRYVVEEMKKNGYNLGGEQSGHIIFLDYNTTGDGLLTALQLVNIMKATKKPLSELAGEMKKYPQKLVNVKVTDKQEAIANEEVQRVIREVEEEMAGNGRILVRPSGTEPLVRVMAEAPTNELCDQYVERIASVIRERFGAQ, from the coding sequence ATGGGTAAGTATTTCGGAACAGACGGTGTTCGAGGGATTGCCAATAGCGAATTAACGCCAGAATTAGCTTTTAAAATTGGTCGTTTTGGTGGATATGTATTAACGAAAGATAAAGAACGTCCGAAAGTATTAATCGGACGCGATACACGCATTTCTGGTCATATGCTCGAAGGAGCGCTTGTTGCTGGATTGCTCTCCATCGGGGCAGAAGTGATGCGTCTAGGTGTCATTTCAACGCCGGGTGTAGCATATTTAACGAAAGTGCTAGGGGCGCAGGCGGGAGTGATGATCTCCGCCTCGCATAATCCTGTCCAAGACAACGGCATTAAATTTTTCGGACCGGATGGTTTTAAACTGTCCGACGAACAAGAACAGGAAATTGAAGCGCTTCTTGATAGCGAAGAAGATACATTACCTCGTCCAACAGGAAAAGATTTAGGACAAGTAAATGACTATTTTGAAGGTGGACAAAAGTATTTACAATACTTAAAACAGACAGTGGATGAAGATTTCTCAGGAATTCACGTTGCCCTTGATTGTGCCCACGGTGCGACATCGTCGTTGGCGACGCATTTATTTGCCGATTTGGATGCTGATGTGTCTACGATGGGGGCATCGCCGAATGGATTAAACATTAACGAAGGGGTTGGCTCTACTCATCCAGAGGCGCTAGCAGCGTTTGTGAAGGAAAAGGGAGCCGATGTTGGCTTAGCGTTTGATGGAGATGGCGACCGATTAATTGCAGTTGATGAAAATGGCCAAATCGTTGATGGGGATCAAATTATGTACATTTGCGCGAAATATTTAAATGAACAAGGGCGCTTAAAACATCAAACGGTCGTCTCGACAGTGATGAGCAACCTCGGTTTTTATAAAGCGCTCGAGGCGCAAGGAATAAAAAGTGTGCAAACAGCTGTAGGGGACCGTTATGTCGTCGAAGAAATGAAAAAGAACGGTTACAATTTAGGTGGAGAACAATCTGGGCATATTATTTTCCTTGATTACAACACGACAGGCGATGGCCTGTTGACAGCGTTACAGCTTGTCAATATTATGAAAGCGACGAAAAAACCGCTTTCTGAGCTAGCGGGGGAAATGAAAAAATATCCACAAAAATTAGTGAATGTAAAAGTGACAGATAAACAGGAAGCAATCGCAAACGAAGAAGTGCAACGTGTCATTCGCGAAGTGGAAGAAGAGATGGCTGGAAACGGCCGCATTCTCGTTCGCCCATCAGGGACGGAGCCGCTCGTTCGTGTGATGGCAGAGGCGCCGACAAATGAACTTTGCGATCAATACGTCGAGCGCATTGCGTCCGTTATTCGTGAGCGTTTTGGCGCACAATAA
- the glmS gene encoding glutamine--fructose-6-phosphate transaminase (isomerizing) has protein sequence MCGIVGYIGEQPSKEILLYGLEKLEYRGYDSAGIALLNEKGIHVFKEKGRIADLRAAVAEDVDAPLGIGHTRWATHGVPNRVNAHPHQSASGRFTLVHNGVIENYELLKRDYLAHVTFKSDTDTEVIVQLIETFVNDGLSVEEAFRKTLSLLKGSYAIALIDAENDGIIYAAKNKSPLLAGLGEGFNVVASDALAMLQVTNRYVELMDKEIVIVTKEHVTIKKLNGEVVERAPYVAELDASDIEKGTYPYYMLKEIDEQPLVIRRLIEKYRNEQGELAIDEDIVQAINEADRLYIVACGTSYHAGLVGKQLIENWAKIPVEVHIASEFSYNMPLLSEKPLFIYISQSGETADSRAVLVRTKELGHKSLTITNVPGSTLSREADYTLLLHAGPEIAVASTKAYTAQIAVLAMLAAVAAKAKGIELNVDVTKELGIVANAMETLCDAKHEIENIAREYLATTRNCFFIGRAVDYYVVLEGALKLKEISYIQAEGFAGGELKHGTIALIENGTPVIALATQEHVNLSIRGNVKEVVARGANPCIISMKGLDMEDDRFVIPAVHPMLTPLASVVPLQLIAYYAALHRGCDVDKPRNLAKSVTVE, from the coding sequence ATGTGCGGAATCGTTGGTTATATTGGTGAACAACCATCAAAAGAAATTTTATTGTACGGATTAGAAAAATTAGAATACCGTGGCTATGACTCGGCAGGGATTGCGTTATTAAATGAAAAAGGTATACATGTATTTAAGGAAAAAGGACGGATTGCCGATTTGCGTGCCGCCGTTGCAGAAGATGTAGATGCACCGCTTGGCATCGGTCATACGCGTTGGGCGACACATGGCGTGCCAAACCGCGTGAATGCTCATCCACATCAAAGTGCATCTGGCCGCTTCACGCTTGTGCATAACGGCGTGATCGAAAACTACGAATTGTTAAAACGCGATTATTTAGCACATGTGACGTTTAAAAGTGACACAGATACAGAAGTTATTGTTCAGTTAATCGAAACGTTTGTAAATGACGGATTGTCGGTGGAAGAAGCGTTCCGTAAGACGCTTTCGTTATTGAAAGGCTCGTATGCGATCGCTTTAATTGATGCAGAAAATGATGGCATCATTTACGCGGCGAAAAACAAAAGCCCGCTTTTGGCTGGATTAGGTGAAGGATTTAACGTCGTCGCAAGCGATGCGCTCGCGATGTTGCAAGTAACAAACCGATACGTCGAGTTAATGGATAAAGAAATCGTCATTGTGACAAAAGAACATGTGACAATTAAAAAGTTAAATGGTGAAGTAGTGGAACGCGCGCCATATGTAGCGGAATTAGATGCAAGCGACATTGAAAAAGGAACGTATCCTTACTACATGTTGAAAGAAATTGACGAACAGCCGCTTGTCATTCGCCGTTTAATTGAAAAATATCGCAACGAACAAGGTGAACTAGCGATTGATGAAGACATTGTGCAAGCGATTAATGAAGCGGATCGCTTATATATCGTCGCATGCGGCACGAGCTATCATGCTGGTTTAGTCGGCAAACAATTGATCGAAAACTGGGCGAAAATCCCTGTTGAAGTGCACATTGCAAGCGAATTTTCATACAATATGCCGCTTTTATCGGAAAAACCGCTCTTTATTTATATTTCACAAAGCGGGGAGACGGCAGATAGCCGCGCGGTGCTCGTGCGCACGAAAGAGCTTGGTCATAAATCATTAACGATTACGAACGTGCCAGGTTCGACATTATCGCGCGAAGCAGATTATACGCTTCTTCTTCATGCTGGGCCAGAAATCGCTGTTGCATCAACGAAGGCATATACAGCACAAATTGCAGTACTTGCGATGCTGGCTGCGGTGGCTGCAAAAGCAAAAGGCATCGAATTGAATGTTGACGTAACAAAAGAACTTGGCATTGTAGCGAATGCGATGGAGACACTTTGCGACGCAAAACATGAAATAGAAAACATCGCACGCGAATATTTAGCGACAACACGCAACTGCTTCTTTATCGGTCGCGCGGTCGACTATTATGTTGTATTAGAAGGCGCGCTAAAGCTGAAAGAAATTTCTTATATTCAGGCAGAAGGTTTTGCGGGCGGGGAATTGAAGCACGGTACGATCGCTTTAATTGAAAACGGCACACCAGTCATTGCCCTAGCGACACAAGAACATGTGAACTTAAGCATTCGCGGAAACGTAAAAGAAGTTGTCGCGCGCGGTGCAAATCCGTGCATCATCTCGATGAAAGGATTAGACATGGAGGACGACCGTTTCGTCATTCCAGCCGTTCATCCGATGCTCACACCGCTTGCGTCTGTCGTGCCATTGCAGCTCATTGCTTACTATGCGGCACTACATCGCGGTTGCGATGTCGACAAACCACGCAACTTAGCGAAGTCTGTAACGGTGGAATAA